GCAAGTGTCCCAGATGCATTTTTCCGGTAGGTCTCATGCCGCTTAGAATAGTTCCTTTGCTCATTTGATCATCTGCCCCTTTCGTGCAACAGACCGCCGAATGTCTCTTTTACAAAACAGATTTCGTCGTTCCGTGTCTTTACTAGATTGTTTACCCTGGCCTCCAGCAGTCTGTCAAAAATCTCTTTAAAAACAGGGCCTGACTTAAGGCCCATCTCCAACAGGTCTTTTCCGTCTATCAGGACCTTTGTCCCCTTCAACCGGGTAAAGTAAAAAGAGATGAGCCGCTTCATCTTTTCGTTTCCGGCCCTGGCCATCAGATAGAGCAATGTCTCCGTATCATATGGAAGAAGCAATGTATAGAGGTGATAATTGGACCCGTCGAACCTGTACAGCGTATCCAGAAGCCTCTCCCCGCCGCCTCCCATATGCGGCCGCTTCTGGGCGATGCCCAAATTCCCGGTGAGACGGTCGAAGGTATCACTATCGAGTCCGTGGGCCAGCCCGTACCAGTATATTTTCCATGGCTCAAAAGGTTCTTCCAGATAGAGGAGGTGATACCAGGCGATGACCTCCTTGATTTCTTCCAAAAGATTCCGGAGAAGCGGCGTGAGTTGGATATCGGGATGGATAAACTTCAACAGCTGCAGCTCGTTCATTCTGGTGATGATCTGAAGGGGGTCCGGTTCTTTCAGGATCAGTTTGAATTCCGCGAAGATCCGGTGGGACACGACGGCATCCACCCAGTTCATCTTGACGGCATTTTTGAGCAGCGAGAGGGTCAATTTCCCGATCTTGAAACCAAATCGCTGTTCAAACCTGACCGCACGGAGCATGCGGGTCGGGTCTTCCACAAAGCTCAGGTTATGGAGAACCCGCAGGACCTTTTCCTTGATGTCTTTCTGGGCCCCGAAGTAGTCGATAAGGGTCCCATAATGTTTCTTGTTCAGTTTGAGGGCAAGGGTGTTAACCGTGAAGTCCCTACGGTACAGATCCAGCTTCAGGGAACTGGTCTCCACGATGGGAGGGGCCCCCGGGGCCTCATAGTATTCTATCCTGGCAGTGGCCACATCAACCTTGAAACCGTCAGGAAAGATCAGCACCGCGGTCCCGAATTTCTGGTGGCTTCTGACCCGGACGCTGTGATGCCGGGCGAATTCCCGGGCGAACTCGATGCCGTCTCCCTCAATGACGATGTCCACATCCAGATTTTCGTGCTTCAGAAAGATATCCCTGACCAATCCTCCCACGAGATATGCATTATAGCCGAGTACATCGGCTACCTTACCGGAATCTTTGAGGAGGGTGATGAGTTTTTCAGGCAACCGGTCTCCCACGATCCCGGCCATGTTCTTCTTCCTGACCACAGGGGCGTTGTTCTTGGCATCATACACGAACTCGGGCGCCTCCGGATTCCCCAACAGGATCGTGAGGAGGTCGGTCCGGGTGATAACGCCTACCGCCTTCCCGTTTTCCACCACCGGAAGGATCCTCAGCCTCCCCCGGATGATTAATTCCTGAATTTCCTTCAGAGAGGTATCCGGGCGGACGGTTGAGAATTCAATATTCATGTATTCATGAACACGGATATCCCCAAGCCCGAAAAAAATCGCCTTTTCCACAATCTGACGCGTAATGTACCCTTCAAGGAGGCCGTCCTTCACCACCAGGAGGACGTTGATATTATACCGGGTCATGACCTCTGCGGCCCGCTTGACCGTCTCGGTGGAATCGATCTGTATGACCGGGGAAGACATCATGTCCACCGCCCTTCTGGCGGGATTGATGCGGGTATCCAGAAGGGCGTTCAGGGATCTCTCCACCTGAATCAGGGTCTGACCTTTAATGGTGGCCGAGGCCGCCTGGGAATGCCCGCCCCCTCCGAATGCCCGTGCGATCTCCCCGGCATTCACTTCATCTGTTCGGCTTCGGGCCACCAGATAGATCCGGTCATCCATCTGGGCCAGGGCAAAGACCACGTTGAGATTCTCCATCTCCATATATTTATGCACGAGCACTGCAAAATCGGCGGTATATTCCTCGGTGATCACCTTGGTGACGGCCACCTCCACCCCATTGACCATACGGGTCGCGGCGGATCGTGTCAGGTCGTTTAACAGCCACAGATGCTCTATGGTCAATTCGCGGGTGAGCATGTCCGAGATGACATTGTGGTCGGCCCCCTGCCGGGCAAGCCAGGCCGCAGCCTCGTAATCTTCGTCGGTTGTGGAAGCAAAGGTGAAGGA
This region of Deltaproteobacteria bacterium genomic DNA includes:
- a CDS encoding CBS domain-containing protein, which produces MGNRGKKGPQEIHEEVITTHINADFDALSSMLAASKLYPGATLVFPGSQEKNLRNFFINSVSYLFNFAKVKQVDLGHIKRLILVDTRQKSRIGKFARLADHKDVEIHIYDHHPDSSDDIRGDVEVIRRTGSATAILTRLLQEKDIPVTPDEATIMCTGIHEDTGSFTFASTTDEDYEAAAWLARQGADHNVISDMLTRELTIEHLWLLNDLTRSAATRMVNGVEVAVTKVITEEYTADFAVLVHKYMEMENLNVVFALAQMDDRIYLVARSRTDEVNAGEIARAFGGGGHSQAASATIKGQTLIQVERSLNALLDTRINPARRAVDMMSSPVIQIDSTETVKRAAEVMTRYNINVLLVVKDGLLEGYITRQIVEKAIFFGLGDIRVHEYMNIEFSTVRPDTSLKEIQELIIRGRLRILPVVENGKAVGVITRTDLLTILLGNPEAPEFVYDAKNNAPVVRKKNMAGIVGDRLPEKLITLLKDSGKVADVLGYNAYLVGGLVRDIFLKHENLDVDIVIEGDGIEFAREFARHHSVRVRSHQKFGTAVLIFPDGFKVDVATARIEYYEAPGAPPIVETSSLKLDLYRRDFTVNTLALKLNKKHYGTLIDYFGAQKDIKEKVLRVLHNLSFVEDPTRMLRAVRFEQRFGFKIGKLTLSLLKNAVKMNWVDAVVSHRIFAEFKLILKEPDPLQIITRMNELQLLKFIHPDIQLTPLLRNLLEEIKEVIAWYHLLYLEEPFEPWKIYWYGLAHGLDSDTFDRLTGNLGIAQKRPHMGGGGERLLDTLYRFDGSNYHLYTLLLPYDTETLLYLMARAGNEKMKRLISFYFTRLKGTKVLIDGKDLLEMGLKSGPVFKEIFDRLLEARVNNLVKTRNDEICFVKETFGGLLHERGR